The following proteins are encoded in a genomic region of Sorangiineae bacterium MSr12523:
- a CDS encoding MBL fold metallo-hydrolase: protein MRVHHLNCGSMRMPGAPLVCHVLLLETRNGLALVDTGFGSADIADPAGRIGFYRHVTRPLLDPAETAIEQVRQRGFDPADVRDIVLTHFDSDHVGGLSDFPWARIHTTADEWAAASNRWSSLERARYRPAQWTHGPKMVPHGAGGDVWRGFASAKCLTEIDDAIVLIPLPGHTRGHAAVAIDADHPRRRTILHAGDAFYDRSIVAGIGREPLVLTVQEWFVAHDWARVRSNHERLAELHRTDPELLLVSAHDPALLTQALGTEDRTRLR from the coding sequence ATGCGCGTTCATCACCTCAATTGCGGCTCGATGCGGATGCCCGGCGCGCCGCTCGTGTGCCATGTGCTGCTGCTGGAAACACGCAACGGGCTCGCGCTCGTCGATACCGGGTTCGGTTCGGCGGATATTGCCGATCCGGCGGGACGCATTGGCTTCTATCGTCACGTGACGCGGCCGTTGCTCGATCCCGCGGAGACGGCCATCGAGCAGGTGCGGCAACGCGGATTCGATCCGGCCGACGTGCGCGATATCGTGCTCACGCACTTCGATTCGGACCACGTCGGCGGCTTGTCGGATTTCCCGTGGGCCCGCATCCACACGACGGCGGACGAGTGGGCCGCCGCCTCGAACCGATGGTCATCACTGGAACGCGCGCGATACCGCCCCGCGCAGTGGACGCACGGTCCAAAGATGGTGCCCCACGGGGCCGGCGGCGATGTGTGGCGTGGTTTCGCCTCGGCCAAATGCCTGACCGAGATCGACGACGCCATCGTGCTCATCCCGTTGCCAGGCCACACGCGCGGCCACGCCGCCGTTGCCATTGACGCAGACCACCCGCGTCGTCGGACGATCCTGCACGCCGGCGACGCCTTCTACGACCGAAGCATCGTCGCAGGCATTGGGCGCGAACCGCTGGTTTTGACCGTCCAAGAGTGGTTCGTGGCCCACGACTGGGCACGCGTCCGCTCGAATCACGAGCGACTTGCGGAGCTGCATCGGACCGATCCCGAATTGCTACTCGTGAGCGCCCACGATCCGGCGCTTCTCACCCAGGCCCTGGGCACCGAAGATCGAACGCGGCTCAGGTAA
- a CDS encoding gamma-glutamylcyclotransferase, producing the protein MSYVERATAVMESADGTGTTRLLVYGTLLSGQPNSWWLRDARFVGPARTERGFRLHDLGVYPGLVAGGDTSVAGELYEVDAHTLAALDAFEGDEYHREHITLDDGQCAEAYLLAREIAAGFPLIASGDWRAHRQNAQRLTSR; encoded by the coding sequence ATGAGCTATGTCGAGCGCGCCACGGCCGTGATGGAATCGGCGGACGGTACGGGCACGACCAGGCTCCTGGTTTACGGGACCTTGCTCTCCGGGCAGCCGAATTCCTGGTGGCTTCGCGATGCGCGCTTCGTCGGGCCGGCGCGCACGGAGCGGGGTTTTCGGCTGCATGATCTCGGAGTGTATCCCGGCCTGGTGGCGGGCGGTGATACGTCCGTGGCGGGCGAGCTGTATGAGGTGGATGCGCACACCCTCGCCGCACTCGATGCCTTCGAGGGTGACGAGTACCACCGCGAACACATCACGCTCGACGATGGGCAGTGCGCCGAAGCGTACCTGCTCGCGCGCGAGATCGCCGCGGGATTTCCGCTTATCGCATCGGGTGACTGGCGCGCCCACCGGCAGAACGCTCAGCGATTGACCAGCCGCTGA
- a CDS encoding LysR substrate-binding domain-containing protein has product MDTKRLDLNLLVTLEALLVEQNVTKAAARLHLSQPAVSAQLSRLRDVFEDPLLIPAHRGMTPTARGLELLDPLRHALDQVRAIVATERTFHPAKAKLTITIACTDYVQAAVVMPLVMDLRRKAPGVRVAVRHLDLDQLEAQMARGDVDLALMTPQVAPPSLRTRHLFDERYVLIGRRNHPGLRHGITLDEFARLEHVIVSLRGGAFVTPVDDTLTALGRSRHVVFSAASFLFVPEIVAQSDFVALVPERLVRDRIDRLKIVEFPPAEGFAVGMVWHERTQGHTGHRWIRDAIIAVVNGRTQARRPRGRARPS; this is encoded by the coding sequence GTGGATACCAAGCGACTCGATCTCAACCTGCTCGTCACGCTCGAGGCGTTGCTCGTGGAGCAGAATGTGACGAAGGCGGCTGCTCGCCTGCACCTCAGTCAACCCGCGGTCAGTGCTCAATTGAGTCGCCTGCGGGACGTTTTCGAGGACCCTCTCCTCATTCCCGCCCACCGCGGCATGACGCCCACGGCCCGAGGGCTCGAATTGCTCGACCCTTTGCGCCACGCGCTGGATCAAGTGCGCGCCATCGTCGCCACCGAAAGGACCTTCCACCCGGCGAAGGCGAAGCTCACCATCACCATCGCGTGCACCGACTACGTGCAGGCCGCCGTGGTGATGCCCCTGGTCATGGATCTCCGTCGAAAGGCGCCCGGTGTGCGTGTGGCCGTGCGCCACCTCGATCTAGACCAGTTGGAGGCGCAGATGGCGCGGGGCGATGTCGATTTGGCGCTGATGACGCCGCAAGTCGCTCCGCCCAGCCTTCGCACACGGCACCTGTTCGACGAGCGTTACGTGCTCATCGGACGGCGGAATCACCCGGGGCTCCGACACGGCATCACACTCGATGAATTCGCCCGGTTGGAGCACGTGATCGTCTCCTTGCGCGGGGGTGCCTTCGTCACACCCGTGGACGATACGTTGACGGCGCTGGGGCGTAGTCGCCATGTGGTCTTCTCGGCAGCATCCTTCCTCTTCGTTCCGGAAATCGTCGCCCAATCGGACTTCGTCGCGCTGGTACCGGAGCGCCTCGTGCGCGATCGCATCGACAGGCTGAAAATCGTCGAGTTCCCGCCGGCCGAAGGCTTCGCCGTTGGCATGGTGTGGCACGAGCGCACTCAAGGACACACGGGCCATCGCTGGATCCGCGATGCCATCATCGCCGTGGTCAACGGTCGTACCCAAGCACGCCGTCCCCGCGGCCGCGCACGTCCATCATGA
- a CDS encoding aldo/keto reductase, with the protein MQKRKLGKSGLEVSAIGLGCMGMSYGFGPPPDKQEMIALLRTAVGRGVTFFDTAEIYGPFTNEELVGEALAPFRGRVVIATKFGFSPKLEGTARFTQVNSRPDNIRAVAEASLRRLKVDAIDLFYQHRVDPAVPIEDVAGTVKDLIQQGKVKHFGLSEAGAQTIRRAHAVQPVAALQSEYSLWTRDPEAEVLPTLEELGIGFVPFSPLGRGFLTGTVNQATKFESNDIRAGFPRFTPEALEANQALVDVLGRIAQGKNATAAQIALAWLLAQKPWMVPIPGTTKLTRLTENLGAASIELGADDLHEIDAALSNIEVHGARYPEHLQRLVNR; encoded by the coding sequence ATGCAAAAGCGAAAACTGGGAAAAAGCGGCCTCGAGGTCTCCGCCATCGGACTCGGCTGCATGGGCATGAGCTATGGCTTTGGCCCGCCTCCCGACAAGCAGGAGATGATCGCGCTTCTCCGCACCGCGGTGGGTCGTGGGGTTACCTTCTTCGACACCGCCGAGATTTACGGCCCCTTCACGAACGAAGAGCTGGTGGGCGAAGCGCTCGCTCCCTTCCGAGGGCGGGTGGTCATTGCCACCAAGTTCGGATTCTCCCCCAAACTGGAAGGGACCGCGCGCTTCACTCAGGTCAATAGCCGGCCCGACAACATTCGTGCTGTCGCCGAAGCCTCGCTCCGCAGGCTCAAAGTCGATGCCATCGACCTCTTCTACCAGCACCGCGTCGATCCGGCGGTTCCCATCGAGGACGTCGCCGGGACGGTGAAGGATCTCATTCAGCAGGGGAAGGTCAAACACTTCGGTCTCTCGGAGGCCGGCGCCCAGACGATCCGTCGCGCGCATGCCGTCCAGCCCGTCGCGGCCCTTCAGAGCGAGTACTCGTTGTGGACGCGGGATCCGGAGGCGGAGGTGCTCCCCACGCTCGAAGAGTTGGGCATCGGGTTCGTTCCGTTCTCGCCGCTCGGCAGGGGCTTTCTCACCGGGACGGTGAACCAAGCGACGAAGTTCGAAAGCAACGATATCCGCGCAGGCTTTCCGCGTTTTACGCCCGAGGCTCTCGAAGCGAATCAGGCGCTGGTCGATGTGCTCGGCCGCATCGCGCAGGGAAAGAACGCCACCGCGGCGCAAATCGCACTGGCGTGGCTCCTTGCGCAGAAGCCGTGGATGGTCCCCATTCCAGGCACTACGAAGTTGACCCGCCTGACGGAAAATCTTGGCGCGGCCTCCATCGAGCTCGGCGCGGACGATTTGCACGAGATCGATGCGGCCCTCTCCAACATCGAGGTGCACGGCGCTCGTTATCCCGAACACCTTCAGCGGCTGGTCAATCGCTGA
- a CDS encoding TetR/AcrR family transcriptional regulator, with amino-acid sequence MRRVADAAGLTAMAIYRHYRDRAALLNAVANDGFEELAATIARKRLTGDFEQRLIKLAEMYLDRP; translated from the coding sequence ATGCGTCGCGTCGCCGATGCCGCGGGGCTTACGGCCATGGCGATCTACCGCCACTACCGCGATCGCGCGGCGCTGCTGAATGCGGTGGCGAACGACGGCTTCGAGGAGCTTGCAGCCACGATTGCCCGCAAGCGCCTCACCGGCGACTTCGAGCAACGCCTCATCAAGCTCGCGGAGATGTACCTCGACCGGCCATGA
- a CDS encoding YjdF family protein codes for MRGKFTVFYEAPFWVGVAEREDDDGLSIARVVFGAEPTGAELRDWALQGFRRMQFRRGAFCPDDVNESRPRNPKRAQREASRASSERGISTRAQDALKAALEANAVEREVLSREARLREAERRWDLRVARRKEKHRGH; via the coding sequence ATGCGTGGCAAATTCACCGTGTTTTACGAGGCACCATTTTGGGTCGGCGTCGCCGAACGAGAGGACGACGACGGCCTCTCCATCGCTCGCGTGGTCTTTGGCGCGGAGCCGACCGGCGCGGAGCTGCGCGACTGGGCGCTTCAAGGCTTCCGGCGGATGCAGTTCCGTCGTGGCGCCTTTTGCCCTGACGACGTGAACGAGTCGCGACCGCGAAATCCCAAAAGAGCGCAGCGGGAGGCCTCCCGCGCCAGCTCCGAGCGCGGGATCTCGACGCGCGCCCAGGATGCCTTGAAAGCCGCCCTCGAGGCGAACGCCGTCGAACGGGAGGTCCTTTCGCGCGAAGCGCGCTTACGCGAGGCGGAGCGCCGCTGGGACCTTCGCGTCGCCCGCCGGAAAGAAAAGCACCGCGGACATTGA
- the fabF gene encoding beta-ketoacyl-ACP synthase II, producing MGNSSRERVVVTGMGVVTPLGHDVASTWSSLIAGRSGAAPIALFDASSFAVRFACEVKGWDPAPFIERKKLKELDRFSEFAMAAAKMAIDDASLSLAEHEEERAGCFIGVGLGGLSALETAAKTLLEKGPSKLSPYTIPRIIANLAAGQVSIAHRLRGPSFATTSACATGAHAIGEAAEWIRRGAADVMVAGGAESTITPIGIGGFQAMHALSRRNDAPERASRPFDCARDGFVCGEGGGVVVLESLTRARRRGARIYAELTGYGASSDAFHITGPAAEGEGCQRAMRMALDDAGLPADAIEHLNAHATSTSVGDKAESDGVLHVFGAHARDGKLAVSATKSMTGHLLGAAGAVEAIFTVLAIREGVIPPTINVDAQDPECPIDVVPNVARKRAVRHAMSNGFGFGGTNATLVFSRF from the coding sequence ATGGGAAATTCCTCACGCGAACGGGTCGTTGTCACGGGAATGGGGGTCGTTACACCACTCGGACACGATGTGGCCTCGACGTGGTCGTCACTCATTGCCGGGCGCAGTGGCGCGGCGCCCATCGCGCTCTTCGATGCATCCTCCTTTGCGGTTCGCTTTGCCTGCGAAGTGAAGGGGTGGGATCCCGCTCCGTTCATCGAGCGAAAGAAGCTCAAGGAGCTCGACCGATTTTCCGAGTTCGCGATGGCGGCGGCGAAGATGGCCATCGATGATGCGTCGCTCTCCCTGGCCGAGCATGAAGAGGAACGTGCGGGCTGCTTCATTGGCGTCGGACTCGGTGGGCTTTCGGCGCTCGAAACGGCGGCGAAGACGCTCCTCGAAAAAGGCCCGTCGAAACTTAGTCCGTATACGATACCGCGCATCATCGCCAATCTGGCTGCCGGCCAAGTCTCCATTGCGCATCGCTTGCGTGGACCGAGCTTCGCCACGACGAGCGCCTGCGCAACCGGGGCGCACGCCATCGGAGAGGCCGCCGAGTGGATTCGCCGCGGGGCCGCTGATGTGATGGTGGCCGGCGGGGCCGAATCGACCATCACGCCCATCGGCATTGGCGGCTTTCAAGCGATGCACGCACTTTCCCGGCGCAATGACGCACCGGAGCGTGCGAGTCGGCCCTTCGATTGCGCCCGCGACGGGTTCGTCTGCGGCGAAGGCGGTGGTGTCGTCGTCCTCGAGTCCCTCACGCGTGCGCGGCGCCGCGGCGCCCGGATTTACGCCGAGCTCACTGGCTACGGAGCCTCCAGTGACGCGTTTCACATTACCGGGCCTGCGGCCGAAGGCGAGGGCTGCCAGCGCGCCATGCGCATGGCCCTCGACGACGCGGGGTTGCCGGCGGACGCGATTGAGCATCTCAATGCGCACGCCACGTCCACGTCGGTGGGCGACAAGGCCGAGAGCGATGGTGTTCTTCACGTGTTCGGGGCGCATGCTCGGGATGGGAAGCTTGCGGTCAGCGCCACGAAGAGCATGACCGGGCATCTTTTGGGGGCCGCGGGCGCCGTGGAAGCGATCTTCACGGTGCTCGCAATCCGCGAAGGAGTGATCCCGCCGACCATCAATGTGGATGCGCAGGATCCCGAGTGCCCCATCGACGTGGTGCCCAATGTCGCCCGCAAGCGCGCCGTGCGCCACGCCATGTCGAACGGCTTCGGCTTCGGCGGCACGAACGCAACCTTGGTATTCTCTCGTTTCTAA
- a CDS encoding VOC family protein encodes MNNPSVIPHLTVDGARAAIAFYENAFGFKVTRLQETPDKAKIVHCSMENERGGVVMLCDAFPEMHQGAKQTPEALGGTPVTIHLDLSDVDAVWARALKAGASVAMPLQDMFWGARYGIVTDPFGHRWSLATEKATPTEEQLDEGAQKYFPKKP; translated from the coding sequence ATGAACAACCCCTCTGTCATCCCCCATCTCACCGTTGACGGCGCGCGGGCCGCGATTGCCTTTTACGAGAATGCCTTCGGCTTCAAGGTCACGCGTTTGCAGGAGACGCCCGACAAGGCCAAAATCGTTCACTGTTCCATGGAGAACGAGCGTGGTGGCGTGGTCATGCTTTGCGACGCGTTTCCCGAGATGCACCAGGGCGCCAAGCAAACGCCCGAAGCGCTCGGCGGGACGCCGGTCACCATTCATCTCGACCTGTCCGACGTCGACGCCGTCTGGGCGCGTGCGCTGAAGGCCGGAGCGTCGGTGGCGATGCCCTTGCAGGACATGTTCTGGGGTGCGCGTTACGGCATCGTGACCGATCCGTTCGGGCATCGATGGTCGCTGGCCACGGAAAAGGCCACCCCCACCGAAGAACAACTCGACGAAGGAGCGCAGAAGTACTTTCCTAAGAAACCCTAA
- a CDS encoding SRPBCC domain-containing protein: MKRSLQLERIYPHPRALVWSALSDPELLATWLMPNDFVAEIGHEFTFRTDPGPGFDGIVHCKVVDMELERLMRWSWRGGSIDTTVTFRLEDAILYARPATRLVLEHTGFDGLPAVLTSFILGAGWGAMLRKKFPLVLDLVARGKTPEPTGGPKANRRALWWWLSKLFAPILRRSAK, from the coding sequence ATGAAGCGTAGCCTCCAGCTCGAGCGCATTTACCCTCACCCTCGTGCGCTGGTGTGGAGTGCACTCTCCGATCCGGAATTGCTTGCGACATGGCTCATGCCCAACGATTTCGTCGCCGAGATTGGGCACGAGTTCACCTTTCGCACCGACCCAGGGCCCGGCTTCGACGGCATCGTGCATTGCAAGGTCGTCGACATGGAACTCGAGCGCTTGATGCGCTGGTCGTGGCGAGGAGGATCCATCGACACCACGGTGACCTTTCGCCTGGAAGATGCGATTCTCTACGCGCGGCCGGCAACGCGCCTCGTGCTGGAGCACACGGGATTCGACGGGCTCCCGGCCGTGCTGACCTCGTTCATCCTTGGTGCGGGTTGGGGCGCCATGCTGCGAAAGAAGTTCCCCCTCGTGTTGGATCTCGTGGCACGTGGGAAAACGCCCGAGCCTACCGGTGGCCCGAAGGCGAATCGGCGTGCCCTGTGGTGGTGGCTGTCGAAGTTGTTCGCCCCCATCTTGCGCCGAAGCGCGAAATAG
- a CDS encoding NAD(P)H-dependent oxidoreductase, whose protein sequence is MKKNVLIVHAHPEPTSLTHQLVQVTRQTLEKGGHQVSSSDLYGMHWKAVFDEHDFPARLNRRRLSFIEESGHAYSTGQQTADVTAEQEKLLAADALILQFPLWWFGMPAILKGWVDRVFAYGLAYGYKGEGNRYRYGDGGLKGKRALLSVIVGGPAEDYGPRGINGPLEELLFPITHGMLFFAGMEVLPTHAVYGSGRMTEAAVEEAKEGWRTRLERLFEDAPIPFRPQNGGDYPDRHMLANHVASGQSGLRAHIEAPRT, encoded by the coding sequence GTGAAAAAGAATGTGCTGATCGTTCACGCGCACCCCGAGCCCACGTCGTTGACCCACCAGCTCGTCCAGGTGACGCGGCAGACGCTGGAGAAAGGGGGGCATCAGGTCTCGTCGTCGGATTTGTATGGCATGCACTGGAAGGCGGTATTCGATGAACATGATTTTCCAGCGCGCCTCAATCGGCGGCGGCTGTCGTTCATCGAGGAGTCGGGACATGCCTATTCGACGGGGCAACAGACGGCAGATGTGACGGCGGAACAGGAAAAGCTGCTCGCCGCAGATGCGTTGATTTTGCAGTTTCCGCTTTGGTGGTTCGGGATGCCCGCCATTCTCAAGGGCTGGGTGGACCGGGTGTTTGCCTATGGATTGGCATATGGGTACAAGGGCGAAGGCAATCGCTATCGCTATGGCGATGGTGGATTGAAGGGCAAGCGGGCCCTGTTGTCGGTCATCGTCGGCGGGCCGGCGGAGGACTATGGGCCCCGCGGGATCAATGGGCCACTCGAGGAATTGCTGTTTCCCATCACGCACGGGATGCTCTTTTTTGCCGGAATGGAGGTGCTGCCGACACATGCAGTTTATGGCAGCGGCCGAATGACCGAGGCCGCCGTCGAAGAGGCGAAAGAGGGTTGGCGCACACGTCTCGAGCGGCTGTTCGAAGACGCGCCCATTCCCTTCCGGCCGCAGAACGGCGGGGACTATCCCGACCGGCACATGCTCGCGAACCACGTGGCCAGCGGGCAGTCGGGGTTGCGAGCTCACATCGAGGCACCGCGCACGTGA
- a CDS encoding helix-turn-helix transcriptional regulator: MQRTSFAEMECPIARAVDEIGEGWCLLVLREAFKGARCFAEFEERLGIPPSTLTRRLAGLCECGILQRRSYQSRPPRDEYELTEKGAELLPVLLLLGEWGNRWLAPGGALIVPVEPKTGARIEPVLVDRATSKPIRAGAVGLGAGPGASKQLRTSLRAPVRLASAPEAMSSTSSGSDPGT, encoded by the coding sequence ATGCAGCGGACGTCCTTTGCGGAGATGGAGTGCCCGATTGCCAGGGCCGTCGACGAAATCGGCGAAGGGTGGTGCCTGCTCGTGCTGCGCGAGGCCTTCAAGGGTGCGCGTTGCTTTGCCGAATTCGAGGAGCGGCTCGGAATTCCACCGAGTACGCTGACCCGCCGCCTCGCAGGGCTTTGCGAATGCGGGATTTTGCAGCGGCGAAGCTATCAAAGCCGACCTCCGCGCGACGAGTACGAGCTCACCGAGAAGGGGGCGGAGCTCTTGCCCGTGCTTCTCTTGCTCGGTGAATGGGGCAACCGTTGGCTTGCTCCGGGCGGTGCGCTCATCGTTCCGGTCGAGCCGAAGACGGGGGCGCGCATCGAGCCGGTGCTCGTCGATCGCGCGACGTCCAAGCCCATTCGGGCCGGAGCCGTGGGGCTCGGTGCGGGGCCAGGGGCGAGCAAGCAACTCCGGACGTCGCTCCGCGCACCAGTGCGGCTCGCAAGTGCACCGGAGGCGATGTCCAGCACGTCGTCCGGGTCGGATCCGGGGACATAG
- a CDS encoding helix-turn-helix domain-containing protein produces MHDASVLIVEARRALRMEGIDVTTAGLRVGYSSLSQFSREYARQFGASPRFDVQKAARPS; encoded by the coding sequence ATGCACGATGCTTCCGTCCTCATCGTCGAAGCGCGACGCGCCTTGCGGATGGAGGGGATCGATGTGACGACGGCGGGCCTCCGCGTCGGCTACTCGAGCCTGTCGCAATTCAGTCGCGAGTACGCACGGCAATTTGGAGCGTCGCCGCGATTCGATGTTCAAAAGGCGGCACGGCCCTCCTGA
- a CDS encoding metalloregulator ArsR/SmtB family transcription factor, with translation MDRSTQEHDATFRAVSDITRRRILDSLAGGNKNVSELCALFDVTQSAVSQHLKVLRDAGLVRTIREGRMIYYELDPQPMRAVFDWVAYYETFWTSKLDALGRTLDREAAKRRRGNHEA, from the coding sequence ATGGACCGATCGACCCAGGAGCACGATGCGACATTTCGAGCCGTCTCGGACATCACGCGCCGGCGCATTCTCGATTCGCTGGCGGGCGGCAACAAAAACGTGTCCGAGCTGTGCGCACTCTTCGATGTGACGCAGTCGGCGGTATCGCAGCATCTCAAGGTGCTTCGCGATGCCGGGTTGGTGCGAACCATCCGCGAAGGTCGCATGATTTACTACGAATTGGATCCGCAGCCCATGCGGGCGGTATTCGACTGGGTCGCCTATTACGAAACCTTTTGGACGAGCAAACTCGATGCGCTCGGGCGGACGCTCGATCGCGAGGCTGCCAAGCGACGGCGCGGGAACCATGAAGCGTAG
- a CDS encoding NAD(P)H-binding protein produces MKNIVVTGATGNIGSRVVLELAARNHGQHGNHGNVIAFVRDPLKASPLAAAGAVLRRGTLEDSASLQAGFAGADTVVLITAGATAAEQAKTAIDTACAVGVRKIVRVSSLKASVDGPTDPTRQDGRTENHLRECGLTHVILRGHCFMQNILKGIRSIRDEGKLYFGSGSGKIGMIDARDIADAAVVASIRETWDGGTFELTGPAAIDFETVAAAIASELGRDVGYVPISPEAAGEAARRFGTDAWTASVLTEYCAAYAKGWGDFTTPNLANMTGHAPRSITDFAREVLVPAIHTM; encoded by the coding sequence ATGAAAAACATCGTCGTTACTGGCGCTACGGGAAACATCGGCAGCCGCGTCGTGCTCGAGCTTGCCGCGCGCAACCATGGCCAACACGGCAATCATGGAAACGTGATTGCCTTCGTGCGCGATCCACTCAAGGCATCGCCGCTCGCCGCGGCCGGAGCGGTCCTCCGGCGCGGTACCTTGGAGGATAGCGCATCGCTCCAGGCGGGCTTTGCCGGCGCCGATACGGTGGTCCTCATCACCGCCGGGGCGACCGCGGCGGAGCAAGCGAAAACGGCCATCGACACCGCGTGCGCTGTGGGGGTTCGCAAAATCGTTCGCGTCTCCTCGCTCAAAGCGAGCGTCGACGGTCCAACGGATCCCACCCGTCAAGACGGCCGCACCGAGAACCATCTCCGCGAGTGTGGCCTCACCCACGTGATCCTCCGCGGGCATTGCTTCATGCAAAACATCCTCAAGGGCATTCGAAGCATCCGCGACGAGGGAAAGCTGTACTTCGGCTCCGGCTCGGGGAAAATCGGCATGATCGACGCGCGCGACATCGCCGACGCTGCCGTCGTCGCTTCGATCCGCGAAACCTGGGACGGCGGAACCTTCGAGCTGACCGGCCCCGCCGCCATCGATTTCGAAACCGTCGCCGCCGCCATCGCGTCGGAGCTCGGCCGCGACGTTGGCTACGTTCCCATTTCACCGGAGGCCGCCGGCGAAGCCGCCCGCAGATTCGGCACCGACGCATGGACCGCCTCCGTCCTCACCGAATATTGCGCAGCCTACGCCAAGGGTTGGGGCGATTTTACGACACCCAATCTCGCGAACATGACGGGCCACGCGCCGCGTTCCATCACCGACTTCGCCCGCGAGGTACTCGTCCCGGCCATCCACACGATGTAG
- a CDS encoding LysR family transcriptional regulator, with amino-acid sequence MDARINLDLNDVALFVRVVQTRSFAAAARERGVPGSTVSRRIARLESVLGIRLLERTTRNLRLTDAGRAYFAHAERAVDDVWQGTDFVRELRKEPRGRVRVLAPLVLGAAVSKVIHVYLAKYPGVSIDLELDDRRLDLLAEGFDIAMVTGKVDSADFVARELWRSTRKLLYASPRYLEARGKPRRTKDLARHDCIATRARDGFATWTLGRGRRKRRITFAPRLYVSEFSAAHRAALAGVGIAMIPEILCAEDVRTKRLTRVLPGYEGETGGVYLLYRAHRSMTAAVRTCIDHLLTELPATDPSRGA; translated from the coding sequence ATGGATGCACGAATCAACTTGGACCTCAACGACGTGGCGCTGTTCGTGCGCGTCGTCCAGACGCGCAGCTTCGCCGCGGCTGCGCGCGAACGCGGCGTCCCCGGATCCACGGTGAGTCGACGCATCGCGCGGCTCGAGTCGGTGCTCGGGATTCGTCTTCTCGAGCGCACCACGCGCAACCTTCGCCTCACCGACGCGGGACGTGCTTACTTCGCGCATGCGGAACGCGCCGTCGATGACGTGTGGCAAGGAACCGACTTCGTCCGGGAGCTACGAAAGGAGCCGCGCGGACGCGTTCGTGTCCTCGCCCCGCTCGTACTCGGCGCCGCCGTGTCGAAGGTCATTCACGTGTATCTTGCAAAGTACCCTGGCGTATCGATCGACCTGGAGCTCGACGACCGGCGCCTCGACCTGCTCGCCGAAGGATTCGACATTGCGATGGTCACGGGAAAGGTCGATAGCGCCGACTTCGTCGCGCGCGAACTATGGCGCTCCACGCGCAAGCTCCTGTACGCGAGCCCGCGTTACCTCGAGGCACGCGGCAAGCCGCGGCGTACGAAGGACCTTGCGCGGCACGATTGCATTGCCACCCGCGCGCGCGACGGCTTTGCAACGTGGACCCTCGGCCGCGGGCGCCGCAAGCGAAGGATCACCTTCGCGCCACGGCTCTACGTCAGTGAATTCTCCGCCGCCCACCGCGCGGCACTGGCCGGCGTCGGCATCGCGATGATCCCCGAGATACTCTGCGCAGAGGACGTGCGCACGAAGCGCCTCACACGCGTCCTTCCAGGGTACGAGGGTGAGACCGGCGGCGTCTATCTTCTCTATCGCGCCCACCGCTCGATGACCGCGGCCGTCCGTACGTGCATCGATCATTTGTTGACCGAGCTGCCGGCCACCGATCCAAGCCGCGGGGCATGA